Proteins encoded by one window of Gemmatimonadaceae bacterium:
- a CDS encoding ligase-associated DNA damage response exonuclease: MPSADLLRTTDRGLYCEAGDFYVDPWMPVDRAVITHAHGDHARWGSRSYACATESERVLRTRIGPDASIESFGWGEGFSINGVRISFHPAGHILGSAQIRVEYEGEIWVVSGDYKTEPDPTCTPFVPVACNVFVTESTFGLPIYRWTAQAETFADMASWWSANRDAGRASIVFAYALGKAQRVLAGLAPFAHGSFYTHGAVERLNRDYRDTGIALPPTTYAGSVEKGHDWTGALIVAPPSAAGSTWLRRFGPASTAFASGWMRVRGARRRRSVDRGFALSDHVDWPALMTAIDATGAERVIVTHGYRDAVVRALRERGLRAESLASHWEGEIEEDVVAPGETIPE, from the coding sequence ATGCCATCTGCCGACCTACTCCGCACCACGGATCGCGGGCTTTATTGCGAGGCCGGCGATTTTTACGTCGATCCCTGGATGCCAGTCGACCGAGCTGTCATCACTCACGCTCACGGCGACCATGCCCGATGGGGATCGCGCTCCTACGCGTGCGCCACAGAAAGCGAGAGGGTGTTGCGAACTCGCATCGGACCCGATGCATCGATAGAGTCATTTGGGTGGGGCGAAGGGTTCAGCATCAACGGCGTCCGAATTTCCTTTCATCCAGCGGGCCATATACTGGGCTCGGCGCAGATAAGGGTGGAATACGAGGGTGAGATCTGGGTCGTGTCGGGCGATTACAAGACCGAACCAGACCCGACGTGCACGCCGTTCGTGCCGGTTGCGTGCAACGTCTTTGTCACCGAATCCACATTCGGACTTCCAATCTACCGGTGGACAGCGCAAGCCGAAACGTTCGCCGACATGGCATCATGGTGGAGCGCCAACCGCGATGCCGGACGCGCGTCAATCGTGTTCGCCTACGCGCTTGGCAAAGCGCAGCGCGTTCTCGCCGGCCTCGCACCGTTCGCGCACGGCAGTTTTTACACACATGGGGCAGTTGAGCGGCTGAATCGGGATTACCGCGACACCGGCATCGCCTTGCCGCCGACTACATACGCCGGATCGGTGGAAAAGGGGCACGACTGGACGGGCGCGTTGATCGTTGCGCCGCCATCAGCAGCGGGCTCGACATGGCTCAGACGTTTTGGGCCTGCGTCGACAGCATTCGCGTCAGGATGGATGCGAGTGCGCGGTGCGCGACGCAGACGGTCGGTGGACCGTGGTTTTGCCCTCTCCGATCACGTCGACTGGCCAGCATTGATGACCGCTATCGACGCCACAGGGGCCGAACGCGTCATCGTCACCCATGGGTATCGCGACGCGGTGGTACGTGCGCTGCGCGAGCGGGGGCTTCGCGCGGAATCGCTCGCAAGCCACTGGGAAGGGGAGATCGAAGAGGATGTGGTCGCGCCCGGCGAAACGATACCCGAATGA
- a CDS encoding cupin domain-containing protein encodes MSDDTDDLTAYVEGSDGILVIRAAGTNRSWNGIRYKTGLSGKNTGARKLSMNVATIPPGGVAHAHIHVDFEVMLYILEGNVRHEYGAGLDKSVDNRAGDFIFIEPGVPHEVCNLSDVDPVVAVVARSDASEWENIADYPSKRRPAARRP; translated from the coding sequence ATGTCTGACGACACTGACGATCTTACCGCATACGTCGAAGGAAGCGACGGAATTCTCGTAATTCGGGCAGCCGGGACGAACCGTAGCTGGAACGGGATCCGATACAAGACAGGCCTCTCGGGAAAAAATACCGGGGCGCGGAAACTTTCCATGAACGTTGCGACTATCCCGCCCGGCGGCGTCGCGCATGCGCACATCCACGTGGATTTCGAGGTTATGCTCTACATCCTCGAAGGAAACGTGCGCCACGAGTATGGGGCCGGGCTCGATAAAAGCGTCGACAATCGCGCGGGGGATTTCATCTTCATCGAACCCGGGGTGCCTCACGAGGTCTGTAACCTCAGCGACGTCGATCCGGTTGTCGCTGTCGTCGCCCGCTCGGACGCAAGCGAATGGGAAAACATCGCCGATTATCCCAGCAAGCGCCGCCCCGCAGCCCGACGTCCATAG
- a CDS encoding sulfite exporter TauE/SafE family protein produces MLVLAFALAALIGASLGLMGGGGSILTVPVFVYLLGFAAKPAIAMSLPVVGATSLAGAISHWCAGNVEARAAFVFGLIAMTGSYLGARVSVLISGATQLTLLSVVILAAAILMMWSSFSQGAAGAGDDSADKRLTLLTPKTVVVGLVIGVLTGMVGVGGGFLIVPALVIAARVPIKQAIGTSLLVIAMNSAAGFAGYHGTVDMQWEFVGSFTAFAIAGILVGTYLTRFLSGAALQRGFSALLLLVGCFMLYQNAHPGTLF; encoded by the coding sequence TTGCTAGTCCTGGCATTCGCGCTGGCAGCGCTGATCGGCGCGTCACTCGGCCTTATGGGCGGCGGTGGATCGATACTGACAGTGCCGGTGTTTGTTTACCTGCTGGGCTTCGCCGCAAAACCGGCGATCGCGATGAGCCTTCCGGTCGTTGGCGCGACAAGTCTCGCTGGCGCAATCAGCCATTGGTGCGCCGGAAATGTAGAGGCGCGAGCGGCGTTTGTTTTTGGCCTGATAGCGATGACCGGCTCGTATCTGGGAGCGCGCGTCTCGGTGCTGATATCGGGGGCCACTCAGCTCACGTTGCTTTCGGTTGTCATTCTCGCCGCCGCGATACTGATGATGTGGTCGTCCTTTTCACAAGGTGCCGCCGGTGCGGGTGATGATTCCGCAGACAAGCGGCTGACGCTTTTGACGCCGAAAACTGTCGTCGTGGGGCTTGTGATTGGCGTGCTCACCGGAATGGTTGGTGTTGGTGGCGGGTTTCTGATCGTGCCGGCACTCGTCATCGCGGCCCGTGTTCCGATAAAGCAGGCAATCGGCACTTCGTTGCTGGTGATCGCCATGAATTCTGCAGCGGGGTTTGCCGGATACCATGGCACAGTCGACATGCAATGGGAATTCGTCGGCAGCTTCACTGCATTTGCGATCGCGGGGATTCTTGTGGGTACATATCTGACGCGCTTCCTGTCCGGCGCCGCTTTGCAACGTGGCTTCTCGGCGCTGCTGTTGCTGGTCGGTTGCTTCATGCTATATCAGAACGCGCACCCAGGCACGCTGTTCTGA
- a CDS encoding DUF4097 family beta strand repeat-containing protein: MLIRAAVFFLLTTSFTDVDAQGSSEASSAVFRGEMQRGSWLRIRSLRGAIEVREAAGNTASVSARRRFTARSLGRISFETRRDGENVTVCAIWESTRRCDADGYDSRGGNDSDLGVVDFIVELPKGVKLTAATGNGAVHVRNAGEEVKASSGNGDVSVLGANGRVRASSGNGDIEITGAGGPVRASSGNGSIRVSTARGPVSASTGNGRIDAEMTSLDTEGDMAFSSGNGSIIVTFPSNLSAVVDAGVAAKSLTTDFPLTLPARWNSSRVRGTIGQGGRHVRFSTGNGRVTIRKGR; encoded by the coding sequence ATGTTGATTCGTGCAGCCGTTTTTTTTCTCCTGACCACTTCGTTCACCGACGTCGACGCTCAAGGCTCGTCGGAAGCCTCTTCTGCTGTGTTCCGTGGCGAGATGCAGCGTGGCTCGTGGCTTCGTATCCGCAGTCTCAGGGGGGCAATCGAGGTGCGCGAGGCGGCGGGAAATACTGCAAGCGTTTCCGCGCGGCGGCGATTCACCGCCCGGTCGCTGGGCCGAATCAGCTTTGAGACCCGTCGTGACGGCGAGAACGTCACTGTCTGCGCAATCTGGGAAAGCACCAGGCGCTGCGACGCGGACGGCTACGATTCCCGTGGTGGAAACGACAGCGATCTCGGCGTCGTCGACTTCATCGTCGAGCTTCCTAAAGGTGTCAAGCTCACGGCCGCAACCGGTAACGGGGCGGTGCACGTCCGCAATGCAGGCGAAGAGGTCAAAGCCAGCTCGGGGAACGGGGACGTCTCGGTGCTCGGGGCAAACGGTCGCGTGAGGGCCAGCTCAGGAAACGGAGATATCGAGATAACCGGTGCCGGGGGGCCGGTACGCGCAAGTTCAGGCAACGGAAGCATTCGCGTGAGCACGGCGAGGGGACCCGTCTCCGCATCGACCGGGAATGGTCGAATCGACGCTGAGATGACGTCGCTGGACACTGAGGGGGACATGGCATTCAGCAGCGGGAACGGATCGATCATCGTTACGTTCCCCTCGAATCTCTCGGCTGTCGTCGACGCGGGCGTTGCGGCAAAAAGTCTGACCACGGATTTCCCGCTTACGCTGCCCGCGAGGTGGAATTCAAGCCGGGTTCGCGGAACGATCGGCCAGGGCGGCAGGCATGTTCGCTTCTCGACCGGCAATGGCCGCGTGACGATTCGCAAAGGCCGGTAA